The following are encoded in a window of Narcine bancroftii isolate sNarBan1 chromosome 2, sNarBan1.hap1, whole genome shotgun sequence genomic DNA:
- the rpl22 gene encoding large ribosomal subunit protein eL22 isoform X2, with protein MAPAKKLPTRGKKKKQVLKFTLDCTHPVEDGIMDASNFEQFLQERIKVNGKAGNLGSVVTIERNKSKITVTSEIPFSKRYLKYLTKKYLKKNNLRDWLRVVANSKESYELRYFQINQDEEEEEDED; from the exons ATGGCTCCTGCG AAGAAGCTTCCAACGAGAGGCAAAAAGAAGAAGCAGGTGCTGAAGTTCACATTGGATTGTACACATCCAGTGGAAGATGGAATCATGGATGCTTCCAATTTT GAACAGTTCCTGCAGGAACGCATTAAAGTGAATGGTAAAGCTGGAAACTTGGGCAGTGTGGTAACCATTGAGAGAAACAAGAGTAAGATCACTGTTACCTCTGAGATCCCATTCTCAAAGAG GTACCTGAAATACCTCACCAAGAAGTATCTCAAAAAGAATAACTTGCGAGACTGGCTTCGCGTAGTTGCAAATAGTAAAGAGAGCTATGAGCTCCGTTACTTCCAGATTAACCAGgatgaggaggaagaggaagatgaagattAA
- the rpl22 gene encoding large ribosomal subunit protein eL22 isoform X1, whose product MVISRKFGINYNIGMKKLPTRGKKKKQVLKFTLDCTHPVEDGIMDASNFEQFLQERIKVNGKAGNLGSVVTIERNKSKITVTSEIPFSKRYLKYLTKKYLKKNNLRDWLRVVANSKESYELRYFQINQDEEEEEDED is encoded by the exons ATGGTCATTTCAAGAAAATTTGGAATCAACTATAATATTGGCATG AAGAAGCTTCCAACGAGAGGCAAAAAGAAGAAGCAGGTGCTGAAGTTCACATTGGATTGTACACATCCAGTGGAAGATGGAATCATGGATGCTTCCAATTTT GAACAGTTCCTGCAGGAACGCATTAAAGTGAATGGTAAAGCTGGAAACTTGGGCAGTGTGGTAACCATTGAGAGAAACAAGAGTAAGATCACTGTTACCTCTGAGATCCCATTCTCAAAGAG GTACCTGAAATACCTCACCAAGAAGTATCTCAAAAAGAATAACTTGCGAGACTGGCTTCGCGTAGTTGCAAATAGTAAAGAGAGCTATGAGCTCCGTTACTTCCAGATTAACCAGgatgaggaggaagaggaagatgaagattAA